From the genome of Fusarium fujikuroi IMI 58289 draft genome, chromosome FFUJ_chr06:
TTCCTTAGCGTCTAGGGGTGATGTGATGCTCGGGAGACGGACTGGCTTGTCGGTGTGGGGACCAGGAGATGTGTGTCTTAGTCGAATTGTACGACGGTGATTAGTATGTTTCTTCTCCCTTCGGCTGAGGAAAGACACGGAGTTCCCAGTGAGATAACTTAGGCACATGAATGACTTtgcagaggagagagaggagggGATTGTAGCCAGATGCATGAGGGCCGCATAACGACTTGTCACTTGAGAAAGGAACGCAGCCCAAATGAAATCACCATGGAGGCGTTACGTAGGTCGCCGTGGGCTGCCACCCTTGACGGGTGCTCGCCGCTCGCCCAGGCCCAGGGCACATTGATCCCGGCTGCAGCACTCTGAATCACACTAAAGTAAATCCCAGCGGAGGCACTGAATGCTCTGGAGTCTGGTGGGGTGGGCAGTAGATGATGCTTCCACCTTATTCCTACGGATCTAGCCTGGCAACCTTCGATGCCCGAAGCGACAGGAACTTGCTAGACTAGTGCATCTACCTAAGGTAGAGAAAAGTTCCGAGTGCACGACAGCTCAGTGATGACGACAGTGGGCGACGATGGACAAGAGATGCACCACAACATCTTACCCAATGGAGCAAAGCTGTAGCAACCATTTTGTCCCTTTTGGGGTTTAGCGCACCACTTCCCTGATGTCATGAGACACAAGTGAATGATGCGACAGCGACGTACGTCTACGAAAAGGCAGTGATTGTCGATGATGGACGGGGCGGTAGCTTTTGAGACTGCCAGTGCTCGCCAAGCTACCAAAGATCGAGAGCTTGGTACTCGCTTGTGCTACGCTTTCTGACCTACAGTACTTTACCTTAGTGTTGAGACATGGTCTTCGTCGAGTTGATTGAGTTGTTTTTCTCCGTATTACCAGCAGTTTCAGACGGGAGCTCCGACGAAAAGAACAGCTCTTACCCACTGACTGACTGGTGTTTTCAACTGATGAGCTCCATGGAGACACTTCAGCTCTCGGCTCTCCCAGGTATGGGTCTCAGACAACTACCTAAGCTAAGGTGAGGTAGTTACGGAGTCCCTAGTCTTGAGTTAGTTTATTAGTTTCAGCTGGCATTGTATACAAGTTATACAAGTATGTACTCCAGTGTTACATACAGCCTGTCATTTGGCAGCCTGTTGTGTGTGGTTACTTTTGAATTTTTCAACTGTCAAAGCCACAATCGCGAGGCTCAAACACTTCAACGTGCGCACAAGGTTTCTCTTCCATATCGAACAACAATTTAAAGTAGACTTCACATGCAAAGGTCAATTTCGAAATTAGACTCTCGGCGGCCTCCGTCCGTTGATCTTCGGCCCTGAGCTACCGACGTCACCACCGCCGGCTTTTCTGAGCCCCACGGGATCGTCCACCAGAAGGGTCACAAACTCACTTCCTACCAAGGCATATCGTGCATGCCTACGCCAGAGTTTGTTCGGAGGTTACCCCCGGTCTGTGATCTTGAACATACAATACGACAAGCCAGATCGACCCCAATTGATCGTAGCTACTCTGCGGGCTCTGTAATCGGCACCTTCGCCGGTGAATCTGCCTGGAAGCCGGACCACAATGCCGCTTGGCTTGCGGCTGAAGGCCATTCCGTCCTCCGCCATAAAATCCACTTCATTCCGTATCGGAGCCGGGACATCGGCCGGTcatgtcttcttcaaccgATGGTCATCCACTTACGCCACTCCGACGTCAGAACTACCTTCACTCAACCTTCTCGTGCATCGACATCTCACAGGATCGGATCCTGATGCTTTCGTCCCCTATGACACTGCCAACAATGAACAGGAGGAACTCCGCTCGTTGTTTCTCGAGTGGAAGAGTTTGAGCGaggaacaacaacaagacagAGGCCACATACCCCgccctcatcttctttcttttgaaccaacaccaactcTCACGCTTGGGCGTCGACAGCGTCCCCTCACTTCCGAGCAAACCTCCTACTTCAAGTCTCCCCTCCACGTTGGTCTCCCTCATCGGCGTAACCCTGTCAATGATCAGAGCTTCATTCCCGAGGTCAAACAGACAAGCCGTGGTGGTTTGACGACCTACCATGGCCCTGGACAGCTTGTCTTGTGGCCTGTGCTAGACATGCACTCTCCCCTATATGCGCATTACTCAGTCATGTCATATGCGAACCATCTTGAAGCGACCACACGTCGTCTACTGGCATGTTTGTTCGGTTTAGAAACTTATACAACTCGAGATGAACCTGGAGTCTGGGTCCGTACCCCCGCCGGCCAACCAGAACGTAAAATCGCAGCAATTGGAGTTCATCATCGGAGACACGTCACAGCCCTTGGTATTGCTATCAACATCGACGTCTCGGTAGATGGTCCCGACGTTGTTAATCCTTGGGCTCGTTTTGTTCCTTGTGGCCTTGAAGGTAAGCTTGTCACCTCGGTGGCTGCCGAATTAGCAATGAAAGATGGTATTGTGCGACTTGGTGGCTGGAATACTGCCTCACTAGCAGCCGTGTGGGCGAAGATATTCGAAGAAGGGATAGTAGATGATACAAAGAGAAGTATTGACGGCGAGGGGAGCTCCCAGTTCCGTCGAGCAGTCTCGTGATACCTGAGTCTAGTAAACTCAATCAATTCCAGCCTAGATATTCTGCTGTCAGGCCGTCACGAAATATCACTGGCTATACGAGTATTATGCGTCAATATATACTATATGTTTTAGGTTCGGGTACTTATATATATGAAGCTAAACGACTCAGGGGGCTCGTAGCCAGCTGTCCTCATTCTATTAAAGTCAATCTTTAAGACTATTGGTTTTTGAGTTGGTTTTTACTTAATTTGTGAGCAGTGTTAGCAAATCATAAACAGCCCATCGATCGCAGACTCATAGGTACTGGTATCAAATCAGTGTATTCATTCAGTGGTTTACTCGCTACTTGTTGTGTACTGATGGGGAACAGACCAGAGTCAGACGTGTTGGTGAAGTAGTACCTAAATAGTTGTCTTGAGAATCCTTTCTGCACCGATGCTGTAGATGGCCTTGGATTTTGGTTCCTCTCGAGACTATGTCTAAGAGTATATTCAAATATTACATGATGCCTAGCTTATGAACAAATCTTCATATGCGACACGACTATAGTGAGAAAAGTCAAATGGCTATGTCAATCCATAACTCAACTAATTTGCACTGATTGTTAGGGCCGCGAGACAAACCGATCAAGAAATGTCTCAAGTCATGAACAAGATCGTAGGGTAGGGTAGCTGCCTGCCCGTATGCGCTGAATATGCGCTGAGAGGATGACACCATCTAACATCCCTGTCGTCGCTTAGAAAGCATAACCATCTCGGCCTGAGCCGGTGAATATCGTTGACGTCTAGAATTGCATCGGAGCCAATCAGAGTCAGAAGCGCGATCGCCAACACCCTGTCGTAGCGATCCAGGGACCTCTGATGATCGGTCTTTTTTTTTGCCTTCGGTTGTTCTTCTGCATGCTTTGAGTTGCCTTCGACTTACAAAACTCACATTTCTGCCCCCAGAAATTGTCAAAATGAGGTGTTTGCCTCTCCATGTATGCCTTTTGAAGCCAAAATGACACAAAACGAAGAATAAGACTGATGTAACTGGCCTTGTCACTGTGCCAGCAGACTTGTGATTCCGGTACCGACCCACCTGCAAGCGATCAAATTCGAC
Proteins encoded in this window:
- a CDS encoding related to LIP2-lipoic acid ligase, whose translation is MPLGLRLKAIPSSAIKSTSFRIGAGTSAGHVFFNRWSSTYATPTSELPSLNLLVHRHLTGSDPDAFVPYDTANNEQEELRSLFLEWKSLSEEQQQDRGHIPRPHLLSFEPTPTLTLGRRQRPLTSEQTSYFKSPLHVGLPHRRNPVNDQSFIPEVKQTSRGGLTTYHGPGQLVLWPVLDMHSPLYAHYSVMSYANHLEATTRRLLACLFGLETYTTRDEPGVWVRTPAGQPERKIAAIGVHHRRHVTALGIAINIDVSVDGPDVVNPWARFVPCGLEGKLVTSVAAELAMKDGIVRLGGWNTASLAAVWAKIFEEGIVDDTKRSIDGEGSSQFRRAVS